DNA sequence from the Terriglobales bacterium genome:
CGAGAAGTCCACCTCGTGCTCTTCGCATTTCCGCACTTTATGGACCGTCAACTGGTAACGGTTGTTGTACTTGTTGAGCAGGCCCTTCACCTTGATGAAGTCATCCTGGTCGAAGGCGTCCAGCGCATCCTGCACGTTGTCCCAAATTTTGGCTTCGATTTGCCCGGTGCGATCCGCCAGCGTGAGGGCGATATATAAGTCCCCCGACTTCTTCGGCTTGATCTGCTTTCCGGCGACCACAAACGTCGTCGTGATGGTCTGGTTTTCGTACTGGGCTGCGTCGCGGATGTAAAAGTCCTTCATAAAGATTGCCTCGGATACCGAGTCGCAATGTTAGCAGGTGATTCCGACCCCGTCACAGCAGGCGTTGCACTTAGCATTTCCCCGGTTTGCTGGAGTCATTGCCATGTGCATCTCTTCCGGTTACCATCGTTCGAACATCCATGAAGAACTTACTCGCAGTCATTTGCCTCCTTGGCCTTGGACTTTCCGCCGTGGCCCAAACTTCACCGGCTCCTAAGAAACCTGCTTCCACGGCAAAGAAGCCCGCCGCCGCATCCACCGCGAAAAAGCCGGCTGCTCCCGGTTCTGCCGCGCCTGCGCTGACCACGCAGAAGCAGAAGGCCAGCTACGCCATGGGCATTACGCTTGGCTCCAATCTCAAGCGCCAGGAGGTCGACGTAGACGTCGAAGCTCTCACTGCCGGTTTCAGGGATGTTCTTTACGGCAAGCCGCCGAGAATCAGCGATGCCGAAGCCCAGGCCGCCCTTGATCAGCTTTCGCAGGAAATGCGAGCCCACATGGTGGAGCGGGTCAAGGCGATGAGCGAAAAGAACCAGAAGGAAGGCGAAGCGTTTCTCGCCGCCAACAAGACGAAAGAAGGTGTCGTTACCCTTCCCAGCGGACTGCAATATAAGGTCCTGACCCCCGGCACCGGTCCTAAGCCGACCGCCAATGACACCGTCGTCTGCAACTACAAGGGCACATTGCTCAACGGAACCGAGTTCGACAGCTCTTACAAACGCGGCGAACCGACCAGTTTCCCCGTCAGCGGCGTCATCAAGGGCTGGACCGAAGCTCTGCAACTCATGCCCGTCGGCTCCAAGTGGCAGCTGTTTATTCCCGGCAATCTCGCTTACGGCGAGCGTGGGCAGGCCCCCACCATCGAGCCGAACTCAACCTTAGTTTTTGAAGTGGAGCTGCTCTCAATTAAGCCGAAGGAAGAAAAACCGGCGGCAACACCTGCCCCGAATCCGGCGGAGAAGAAGTAGCTAAATCTGGTAATCCATTTCGATAGCTTCTTGCAGTGTATCGGGGGAACCGTCATGAACGGTTCCCTCAATCTTTTCTACGCGATGTTTCAGTTCGCGCACCTGTAACGCAACGGCCGCCAGTGCCTGCGAAAGCGGATCGTTGATCTGTTTCGGATCGGTGATGATCACGCGCTTGCCATTCCGCAGCACGATATGTCCGGGTACACCGACAATGGTCGAGTCGGCCGGTACGCTGCGCAGGACCACCGAACCCGCGCCGATTCGGCAGTTGTCTCCCACCGTGATATTGCCCAACACTTTTGCGCCCGCCCCGATGACAACTCCATTGCCGATGGTCGGGTGACGCTTGCCTTGCTCTTTGCCGGTTCCACCCAGCGTTACGCCCTGGTAAAGCGTGACTTCATCGCCGATGATCGTCGTTTCCCCGACCACCACGCCCATGCCATGATCGATGAAGAAGCGCCTGCCGATCTTCGCCGCCGGATGGATCTCGATTCCCGTTGCCCAACGCGCGGCCTGCGAAAACATGCGCGCCAGCAGTCTTATCCCACGGTGCCAGAGCCAGTGGTTGATCCGGTAGGCCCAGAGCGCGTGCAGCCCCGAGTAACAGATCACGACCTCGATCGCAGACTTCGCGGCCGGATCGTTTTCTCGTACCCAGGAAATGTCATCCCGCATGGATGCAAACATGCTCACGCTCTCTTTCAGAAAATTGGCTCAGAAATAATTTCTACCTTTATATCTATGATTTCTCAGCGGGGCTCTGGGATTCAAGTTCCTGCGTACCCTGCGCCTCGACCAGCAGTCGGTCGATCTCCGTAATCGCCTTCTCCAGCCGTTGTTCCCGCGGGCCTTTCAGCAGAATCCACGGTAGACCGCGCTTTGTAAGCTCCTCGCTGAATCGCTTGGTCATCCACGGACGGATATGCTGGCCGTCTCTGACTCCGTCGGATTCGAAGGGGATGTCGCAATCGGTAAGGAGGTATAACGCGTACCGCCGCCGGTTGGCGATCTCTTCCACTTCCGCCGACCACGTACCCACATAACGTTGGTGCCAGATCGCTGTAGCCAGTGCATCGGTGTCGCAGA
Encoded proteins:
- a CDS encoding FKBP-type peptidyl-prolyl cis-trans isomerase codes for the protein MKNLLAVICLLGLGLSAVAQTSPAPKKPASTAKKPAAASTAKKPAAPGSAAPALTTQKQKASYAMGITLGSNLKRQEVDVDVEALTAGFRDVLYGKPPRISDAEAQAALDQLSQEMRAHMVERVKAMSEKNQKEGEAFLAANKTKEGVVTLPSGLQYKVLTPGTGPKPTANDTVVCNYKGTLLNGTEFDSSYKRGEPTSFPVSGVIKGWTEALQLMPVGSKWQLFIPGNLAYGERGQAPTIEPNSTLVFEVELLSIKPKEEKPAATPAPNPAEKK
- the cysE gene encoding serine O-acetyltransferase, translated to MFASMRDDISWVRENDPAAKSAIEVVICYSGLHALWAYRINHWLWHRGIRLLARMFSQAARWATGIEIHPAAKIGRRFFIDHGMGVVVGETTIIGDEVTLYQGVTLGGTGKEQGKRHPTIGNGVVIGAGAKVLGNITVGDNCRIGAGSVVLRSVPADSTIVGVPGHIVLRNGKRVIITDPKQINDPLSQALAAVALQVRELKHRVEKIEGTVHDGSPDTLQEAIEMDYQI
- a CDS encoding ATP-binding protein — encoded protein: MEVGQSPIRVCVVGAESSGTTTLARDLAKHYDTAWVPEYGRLYTERLRQSGINTFSYEWRTEEFIHIAEQQQKDEDEMAAKANRVLICDTDALATAIWHQRYVGTWSAEVEEIANRRRYALYLLTDCDIPFESDGVRDGQHIRPWMTKRFSEELTKRGLPWILLKGPREQRLEKAITEIDRLLVEAQGTQELESQSPAEKS